The Ruminococcus bovis genome includes a region encoding these proteins:
- a CDS encoding aminopeptidase, with protein MSNEDSKTLMDEILMSGKRKIHSISNSEIEKADEFCEPYKDFLNKSRTEREAVVEAVAQAKENGFEEYDPDRTYSAGDKIYIVNRNKAVGLAVIGRKGTRDGVLLSIAHIDSPRIDLKPSPLYEKDGMALFKTHYYGGIKKYQWTTIPLALHGRVCKTDGTYVDISVGDDENDPCFCITDILPHLGQEQAKKTLGSAFTGEDLNCLVGSRPYSDEDGEQVKLNTMKLLYDKYGFTENDFLSAELTLVPAFKARDIGFDRSMIGSYGHDDRVCAYPALMAIIDAGIPDKTCITYLTDKEETGSDGNTGMQSDFLRYFIYDLAKSEGEEGYRVLSKSKCLSADVNAAVDPTYESCFEPKNCSYINEGVVISKYTGARGKSGTSDASAEYMGEVRSMLESNNIIWQVGELGKVDLGGGGTIAKYVANMNVDVVDLGVPVLSMHAPFEIVSKVDVYMAYLAFLHFFMD; from the coding sequence ATGTCTAATGAAGATTCAAAGACACTAATGGATGAAATCCTAATGTCAGGTAAAAGGAAAATTCACTCAATCAGCAATAGTGAAATTGAAAAAGCTGATGAATTTTGTGAACCATACAAGGATTTCCTAAATAAATCAAGAACAGAAAGAGAAGCTGTTGTTGAAGCAGTTGCTCAGGCTAAAGAAAACGGTTTTGAAGAATATGACCCTGACAGAACTTACTCTGCCGGTGATAAGATTTATATTGTAAACCGTAACAAAGCAGTAGGTCTTGCAGTTATCGGTAGAAAGGGTACAAGAGATGGTGTACTACTTTCTATTGCTCATATTGACTCACCAAGAATTGACTTAAAGCCAAGCCCATTATACGAAAAGGACGGTATGGCTTTATTTAAAACTCATTACTATGGTGGTATCAAGAAGTATCAGTGGACAACAATTCCACTTGCTTTACACGGTAGAGTTTGTAAGACTGACGGTACTTATGTTGATATTTCTGTTGGTGATGATGAAAATGATCCATGTTTCTGCATTACAGATATTCTTCCACATCTAGGTCAAGAACAGGCTAAGAAAACTTTAGGTTCAGCTTTTACAGGTGAAGATCTAAACTGCCTAGTAGGTAGCCGTCCATATAGTGATGAAGATGGTGAACAGGTAAAGCTAAACACAATGAAGTTACTTTATGATAAGTATGGCTTTACTGAAAATGACTTCCTATCAGCAGAACTAACTTTAGTACCTGCTTTTAAGGCTAGAGATATTGGTTTTGACAGAAGTATGATTGGTTCATATGGCCATGATGACAGAGTTTGTGCTTACCCTGCACTAATGGCTATTATTGATGCCGGTATTCCTGACAAGACTTGTATCACTTATCTAACTGATAAAGAAGAAACAGGTTCTGATGGTAACACAGGTATGCAGAGTGACTTCCTAAGATACTTTATCTATGACCTAGCTAAGTCTGAGGGTGAAGAAGGCTATAGAGTTCTTTCAAAGAGTAAGTGTCTATCAGCTGATGTTAATGCAGCAGTTGACCCAACTTATGAAAGTTGTTTTGAACCAAAGAACTGTTCATACATTAATGAAGGCGTTGTAATTTCTAAATATACAGGTGCTAGAGGTAAAAGTGGCACAAGTGATGCCTCAGCTGAATATATGGGTGAAGTTCGTTCAATGCTTGAAAGCAACAATATTATTTGGCAAGTTGGTGAACTTGGCAAGGTTGACCTTGGTGGTGGTGGTACTATCGCTAAGTATGTTGCTAATATGAATGTTGATGTAGTTGACCTTGGTGTGCCTGTACTTTCTATGCATGCTCCATTTGAAATCGTAAGTAAAGTTGATGTTTATATGGCTTATTTAGCTTTTTTACATTTCTTTATGGATTAA